From Aegilops tauschii subsp. strangulata cultivar AL8/78 chromosome 5, Aet v6.0, whole genome shotgun sequence:
gcagggcgtcgggcggcgggcggcagggcgtcgggcggcgggcgacgggcggcgggcggcgggcaagggcagggtacgggcggaggcggcgctcactggggacgggggcggcggcgcgcagggcttcggcgtcggcgtcagcgtcgatcggcgtcggggcagcgcttcggcgtcgagagagaggcgaatgggaagtggcgaaactgctaagtgcagtatttatagacgcacctttagtcgcggttggggaggcggaccgcgactaaaggtaccctttagtcgcggctggccactaaagggttttggcgccgctttcgttcccgcgcagaaagaccctttagtcgcggttggggacaacaaccgcgactaaagggtaccctttagtcgcggtccgcctccccaaccgggactaaagggtctgtgctggaactggcgcggtgcggtgagatgtttagtcccacctcgctagccgagaggcttcgacagtggtttataagcgcggctgcgctcaccacttcgagctcctctcaaatgcaggcttacgggcctattctgtcactatgtgcctgtgggcctactgggccttctgcgggcctgaatcctggcccattaatgggtttctagtcgtattcaggccgtggtggcccagtaggtggcatattttttattttttgcctgttttttgttttcttttttgctttatttattttgttttgtttctacttacaacaataaacttatttattttattttattttgtttctaattacttatttattttactttatgataattatttttgctattaaagtttctaattacttatttatttatgttattaaaatttattttattttgtttgtacttatatattttattaaagtttatattattttgtttctaattcattttaaaatcttaaaaatacaattatatatcaaaaaaatcagaaaataaaactaattcattttaaattcttaaaaatacaaataatatatcaaaaaatcagaaaaataaaactaattcattttaaaatcttaaaaatacaattatatatcaaaaaaatcagaaaaataaaactaattcattttaaaatcccttgaaggtttgacaaaaggtttgatacatcattcagttcatcgaccaaatacaaagtttggtacaataaattattacacatcaattcttcccttgtgtccctgcttgcttacgattgtgccgtatccatggagcatcctcatcatttaacttaatgcttgggtcagtgttcactttgaagggcggaatttcaccaaacatattataatcttctgacatgtctgtcttgtcctccactcccacgatgtttcttttccctgaaagaacaatgtgccgctttggatcatcgcatgatgtactgatcgttttcttatctttccatttcctcggtttgctactcatgtccttcaagtaaaaaacctgagcgacatctttggcaaggacgaatggttcgtcaaggtaaccaagattgttgaaatccaccattgtcattccgtattgctcgtccacctttaccccacctcctgttagcttgaaccatttgcaccggaacaaagggaccttaaaggagggtccatagtcaagttcccatatctcctctatgtaaccgtAATATGTGAcgttttgcccattctcggttgctgcatcaaagcggacaccactgttttggttggtgctctttttatcttgggcgatggtgtaaaatgtattcccatttatctcgtacccttggaaagtcgttatagtcgaagatggtttcttggccaacatgtacagctgatctccaacatcattgtcattcattaaatgttttcgcaaccaactgccgaaagtctccatgtgggcctttctaatccaggattcaggcttccccgggttgtccgagcgtaaaatattcttgtgttgctcgaagtacggagccaccaagctggaattttgcagaactgtgtggtgtgcttcagtcatagaatgaccgtccatacatatcgtggattcccttccgatcttgccttttccacttagtctcccctcgtgccgcgattgaggaataccaatcggcttaaggtcaggaacatagtcaatacagaactcaattacctcctcatttccatagcccttgacgatgcttccttctggcctagcacggttacgaacatatttctttaatactcccatgaacctctcaaaggggaacatattgtgtagaaatacaggaccgagaatggaaatctcttcgactaggtggagcaggaggtgtgtcataatatcgaagaaggatggtgggaacaccaactcgaaactgacaaggcattggaccacatcgttctgtaaccgtggtagatcttctggattgattaccttctgagagattgcattgaggaatgcacatagcttcacaatggctactcgaacatttttcggtaggagccccctcaaagcaatcggaagcaattgcgtcataatcacgtggcagtcgtgagacttcaggttttggaactttttctccgccatgtttattattccctttatattcgacgagaagccagacgggaccttgatactgctcaggcattcaaaaaaaatgaccttctcttctttggtaagagcgtagctggcacgaccttgaaaccattccggatgccggtcatctgggtctttcaaaagttgctggtcctgccgtgcttcctttgtatcatttgtcttcccatacacgcccaagaagcttagcaggttcacgcaaatattcttcgtaacatgcatcacgtcgattgcagagcggacatctaggactttccaatattctagctcccaaaatatagatttcttcttccacatgggtgcgtgcccgtcaactccccgcggaactgattgtccgccaggaccctttccaaagatgactttcaaatccttgaccatatcaaatatctcagcaccagtacgttccgcaggcttcggtcggtgatctgccttgccgttgaaatgcttgcctttctttcttacgttatgatttcggggaagaaatcgacgatgacccaggtacacgttcttcttacaattaaccaaacgtacactttcagtctcatgtaagcagtgcgtgcatgcattgtatcccttatttgtctgtcccgaaaggttactgagagcaggccaatcgttgatggttacaaaaagcaacgctcgtaggtcaaattcctctcctttgtgctcatcccagacacgtacaccaggtctggcccacaactgtaaaagttcttcaactaatggccttaggtacacatcgatgtcgttgccgggttgcttagggccttggatgagaattggcatcataatgaacttccgcttcatgcacaaccaaggaggaaggttgtagatgcatagagtcacgggccaggtgctatggctggagctctgctcgccaaaaggattcatgccatcagtacttagaccaaatcttatgttccttgcgtcagctgcaaaatctttgaacactctgtcgatctttctccattgcgttccatcagcggggtgtctcaactccccgtcggacttacggtcctctttgtgccatcgcaacgacttggcatgccttttgttcatgaacagacgtttcaaccgtggtattataggagcataccacatcaccttggcgggaaccctcttcctgggtttctcgccctcaacatcgtcaccagggtcatcgcctctgatcttataacgcaatgcagtgcatacagggcattcattcaaattctcgtattcaccgcggtagaggatgcagtcgttaatgcatgcatgtatcttcagaacctctaaacctagagggcagacaaccttctttgcttcgtacgtactggcgggcaactcgttattcttcggaaacatattcttcaacattttcagcaaattttcaaatgatgagtcacctacaccttcctgtgccttccattttagcaaatccagtgtgcagcccagctttttcagactattatcgcatcctggatacaacgactttttgtgatcctctaacatgcgatccaaattctccctctccttgtcagtttcgcagcgtctccgtgcatcagcaatggtccgaccaagatcatcagcgggctcatcatgtgcctcttcttcaccttcacctaacccttccccaccttcagcatcatcctccatgaaagtatcaccgaaatgatcatgatagttgtcatcgatatcatccccttcttcatcttcttccattctaacccctctttctccatgcttggtccaacaattatagcttggcatgaaaccgtgccgaagcaggtgcatgtgaacgtctcttgaggaggagtaacccttctgattcttacagacagcacatggacagataataaaaccttgctgcttgttcgcatttgccactacgaggaaatctttcaaacccgtagtgaactcgccggagagtcggggaccgtacatccattgccgattcatctgcattattattatataaagtatataattaaccatcatgcatttgttaaactaactagctagaaataatacaaattaaacaatgaactacacacatgcatattttatcaatgacacatgaaaggttcaagttgctaaccgcgatcgcggaggaaaaataaatgagaaagctcaagtggggctcggacacttcatatcatgtttgtttcaggctctcgggcatttcatcgaacaccttgtgtgcataggaggaaccaaaagcaaacccaccacccccttctgaaaattgtgaagtgagctgagtgaagtgaagtgagctgagtcctatatatagggatgggcctttagtcccggttggcctaaagcccccccccccccccccccgtccgccagctggatggacctttagtcccggttggcctggccaaccacgactaaaggccttcggggacctttagtcccggttggccaggccaaccgggactaaagcccctcccgtccgccagctgtcgaccgagcgcgctgggcccagatagttggtcgcgggtctcctcccgaaccgcgactaaagaccccttttgtcgcaGTTCGaatgttttggggactaatgggggcgtatggaagcctctttttctaccagTGACATGAATATGCTTCCAGGATTCCTATGAAATCATTGTCCCCTCTACAAAATTCAGTGGAGCAACGAAACCTCCGCTTGCATTGCACCATCATGCATATGCAATCCATGTGTTCCCTAGCTAAATATAATTACCTACTTGTAACAGAGTTTGATGAGTAATTGAAAATCAGATCAATTTCCTGGCATATCTTGTTAATGTTGAATATTCCGGAAGCATGTCATACTAGAAGTGAGTTATATATATCCAGGCTAAGATGTGGATTAAATTTAAAGAAGGTAAAGTAACCACCATACCTTGAAAGTCTGTAGGGCAGGTGCAGCTTCAAGGATAAACAGGGTCCAGCTCAAATCACACTCAGGAAAGATAGCGAAAAACTCCACATCCGTCAGGTTTCTGAACATAGCAGTGAGGTGCTTTGGATGTTCCGGCTTAATCCAAATCTGCAGCAAGAACACAATAGACAGCTAACATTTAGCAGAGAAGAAGAATGCACAATATTTAGAAGCATGGGAAACTCATCCAGAATGAATAGAAATTGACTAACCATTTGGCAAGAAAAGTTAAGATTGAGTATAGACAGGTTCTTGGCACTACTTGACAGACACTCGCTCAGTGAGAATGGCGCCTGCCACGTCATGGCATGAGAACTGAAGGTCACATGGCGAAGCTCTGGGACGTAGCCGAAATTCACCGGAGGGTTCCCCCAGCGCCATGATTCGCACAACAATTGCCTGAGCTTGGGGACAGAGACAAGCTCGACCCGCGTGCATACAAAGCAGAACAAGTCGAGCACCTGGAGCCCAGAGCCCGGCGTGTCGATCTTGACCGTGGAGTGCTCCTCAACCAGCATGCAGAATCTAAGGGTGAGGTGCCTGAGCTTGTCGCAAGCCCTAATGATTTCGGCCACGTCGGTATCTCCGAACACGAGTTGCGTGAGAGTTAGCACGGTGAGCCACCGGAACGCAACTGGGCAGGCACGGGAGAAGGACATGAACTCCTTCGCGAACTGGGTACACACCCCGCTAGCTTCTTTCGCGCATGTCGAGCGTAGGTAAAACTCAAGACATTCAGTCTCACCACGGGTGACAACGTCCTCGACGGCGCGGCCTATGGATCTCAGGTGAGGGTCCGACTCAGGGAAGAAGACGAGGCGGAGGGTCTTGATGGCGCGCTTGCACTCAGCCGGAGGAGACAGTAGCCTGCACGTCGCGGCCGTGAACGCCTCCATGGTCGCGACCGGATCAATCGCTCCGCCGAAGTGGCGGACGTCGAGGTGCAGGCGTGAGAGCCGGTGGGGGAGGTGCCGCCACCGCGTGGAGACTGCGCCTGCGCGGACCGCGTCCCGCAGGTCGAGGCGCTCGAGGATTCCGAGGAGGATGTCGTCGGTGAGCGCGCTGATTCTGTCCTCGTCTGGGTCGTCGATGTTGAGCTTgttcggcggcggtggcgggatTCGGAGGGCGGTTGAAACCTTAGCTAGAAGCAGAACCAATCGCTTGTATGCGGCCCGGAGGGACGGCTTCCTGCTCCGTGGCCGGGGCTCCTCCGGCGCTCCGCTCCCCACCTCCAATGTGCGGCCCGTGGATCTGGACGGAACAGGGGAAGCCAGCTCCGCCGCGCAGCCATGTCGGTGCATCTGATTTCCCTCCGGCCGGGGCGCTGCCGCAAGTCGCGCTTTGATCCACCACCTCCGTCGCGCGGCCAGGTCTAACATCTGACAAATATTTTGTTGTTTGTGGGCAGAGAAATATGTGGATCTGAAAATAGCAGACAATATATAGCAGCCGGTGCATGCAGTCTTGGGCTCTTGGGTAAGCAAGCACGAAGGATTTTGCATGTCCACTCCTCCTTATGCGCTCCAGTTCTGAAAGCCGTTTTACAAAACAGCAGCATAACCAATGCAACATGCCCGGCGATGGGGGTTTTACATTTTTCTTTTCCGAAGCATCCCATTGTCCCCCGATCTACTCGTGCGGGTGCAATCTGGAGGATGTTAAATATAATCTTGATGTTTTCTGTACCTGCATATTTATTTTCTGCATGAGTTAGAGTCATGTAGGGCCAACTAGCGAACCTCGTCTACAGCTTTGTACTATATATTGGCAAGTGTAGACAATTGCTAAGATAAACAGTGTAAGCTAGTGTAATCATATAAATTGCTAGGTGGCAAAAAAATCACGACATAGTCTATCACTCGAATGCATGCATGGTGTATATGGGCCAACGGAAGTTGACCGTGTGGGCTGTATCAGAATGTTAAATATTGAGCGGACGGAAGCTTGAAGTAAAATGGGCTGGTTGAAACCAGATGGGCTGATTGAAGCCAGATGGGCTGGTCGAATCTGTAAACTATAGTAAACAGAAAATGGTTTTAAAAAGAAAAACTCAACCATATAGTCTGGAAGTAAAAAACAAAACAGGTTGCAAATACACACATATTATTTTTTGGTCCAGCCTAAATTCAACTAATTACTATGAATGAAAAATTACGTAGTAAATCGAGAATATAATTTAATACATAGAAGAGAATTAAAACAGAGCAAACCTCTTTAAATTTGAATGTAAGTACAAACGACGAACAACTCTTTGACACACTGTACTCCTTGTAATGACCATATATACTCCATGCTCATCCTCTTTTTAATAACAAAATTAATTAGTATCCATGCTTATGGGCAAAGGCAACTGAATAATTGCTATCTAGATCCTCGAAAAATGCAAAAAGTGTGATTTTTTTTCAGATTCTAAATCTTTGCTTGCTACACTCCACTGAGCAGCTCTCCCTTGGGCTGATAGGGTGAACCTAAGATTTATTGTCAGTCGCTTCTTCTTTCTCGTGTCTGATCTCTATTCTCTGTGGCACGCTTTCGACAGGTTCCCCACTCGTGACGTCTAACGCATAGAGCATCTAAGGCAGTACCACGGTAGTGCGAGGCGTCTTCGCTACATTTCTCATAGGTTCGCCTCCTGAACACCGATGATCGAGCACTGGAAAACCTATTACTACGCACCGCCCCCTCTGATGATCAACTCATAAATCAGAAAGATACATACATATAACAATTACACATGTCAAAATCCAGAAAAGAATTGGGTCAAGCACAAGTTTTCACCAGTCCTCATCTACTTCTCTCTCGCGAACTTTCCCACAAGTCCCCCACTCGTCGCGTGTAGCACGTAAAGCATCTAGAGCAGTACCGCGATAATGCAAGACGTGCTGGGTGCAGTGAGCACTCACCTCACGGACCGATACCTTTTCGGCAATGCTTGCAGATTCGCTTCCGAGCACCGACGATCGAGCACCGAAAAACTTACTACTATGCACCGTTATAATCCAATTTGTCTTGTTTTGCTGAGAGCTGATCAGACGTTCAAATGATATAAAAATTGGAGTGAATCTACCTCTGAAACATCTTGTACAATGTACATCTTTCTAGTTATGTATATGTAATTATAAAGACACCACTATGAAGATATTTTGTATGCCATACACTATACAGATCTATACCAAGATATTTAAGGATACACATATACAAATACATCATTAAAGCACTGTCACCATGCATGTAATCCAAGTAAACATGTATTTTTGCGGGGTTTTTTCTCGTATTTAATTGAGTTCGGTTTAAATATGTTTTAAGATGTATGTTTGAAAAAACAAAGTTTATTACATAAACAATTTGAATTGCCCACAATATAATATCTATGATCGTGATTTGGCAAAATACGAACAAATAAGTACTAAAGTTTAGTATAAATAGCTATAACAATCTCACATAATAAAGTTCAAAAAAGAATCGGGTTAGGCACAAGTCTTTTTAATCTTGAATGTAAATAAATTTCAGATTTCAAGGGGCATCCAAATCAGTATTACAAGTTCCCCAACTTCTCAGAAATCCATCCGCGAGTTGAGTAAGTTATCAATTTCAATGAGATACACTGGAATACTCGCCTGGAACTCCCCCGGGGGCGTGCGGCCTTTTAGAACCCTGCCTAACTCATAATataataatgtgccaagctttgtaGTTTGCCGTGCGAGCCCTCCGCCCCTGAATTTAATCACCTTCTTGGCACGCTGAAGCTCACCCCCTTGATACCTGATCAGCGCAATTGTGGGGAGAATGCTTCCATTGCCATGTAACACGGGATTTGGCATCGCGGCAGGCAATAGAGTTTGAAGAAGGAGACGGGTGTTTTCCATACAACGAGCGAGCACGCTAAGTCCTTCCAAAATTAGATTTCCGCATATTTGTGGCACAATTCACTCTTCTAGCAAACCATGCCACGCTTGTTTTACACACAAACCCTTGCTAAGGGTGACTTAGAAATTCCGACCCTTTTTATATGTTTACGCTTTATTTTTTGCTGCAGTCCCCATAAAAGTCCTATTGTTTGTTGACACTGCACCCTTTGATTTTGTTTCGCGGGCTACTAGTATGTGAAAGAAGGATTTGAAAGAAAGCTTAGATAAGATAAATGATATTATAACCAATGCATTCAAATTTGTAGAACATCTCAACTTATCAACCATGATTAATTTCAAT
This genomic window contains:
- the LOC141023195 gene encoding uncharacterized protein — protein: MHRHGCAAELASPVPSRSTGRTLEVGSGAPEEPRPRSRKPSLRAAYKRLVLLLAKVSTALRIPPPPPNKLNIDDPDEDRISALTDDILLGILERLDLRDAVRAGAVSTRWRHLPHRLSRLHLDVRHFGGAIDPVATMEAFTAATCRLLSPPAECKRAIKTLRLVFFPESDPHLRSIGRAVEDVVTRGETECLEFYLRSTCAKEASGVCTQFAKEFMSFSRACPVAFRWLTVLTLTQLVFGDTDVAEIIRACDKLRHLTLRFCMLVEEHSTVKIDTPGSGLQVLDLFCFVCTRVELVSVPKLRQLLCESWRWGNPPVNFGYVPELRHVTFSSHAMTWQAPFSLSECLSSSAKNLSILNLNFSCQMIWIKPEHPKHLTAMFRNLTDVEFFAIFPECDLSWTLFILEAAPALQTFKLSRERYACLGAVEDSAEKTNVVWDPSKNLKHLNLKSLLMSGFEEEDKVTNYIRLVMERAVGLKRIEMYGVHPCEKCDATDPTRSQVNEACRRLVKERLTHGSSSTVEILIMC